TCTTCTGAGATAACATGTTCAAGCCGGTCAGCCTCTTCATGCACTTTGTCCCATGAGAAATGAAGCGCTTCAACTAAGAATAATTCCAGAAGGCGATGTCTGCGAATAACTTTCAAGGCAAGCTTTTCTCCTTTTTTAGTAAGGCGAACGCCGTGATAAGGAGTATAGGACAGAAAATCGAGGTCGGATAGCTTTTTAATCATATCCGTGACGGAAGCCGAAGAGATGTTCATACTTTCTGCAATGGCTGAAGTAGTAACTTTGTCAATTTTACGGCTTAGTCCAAAAATTTTTTTTAAATAATCTTCTGTTGACCTGTTTTTCATCCGACATATTTATTATATCTAAAATAAAATTTAGGCATGCCTAAAAATAAAAGTTTACTATACAAAAGTCAATAATATTTTTTTAAAATTTAATTGATCGAATGCTTATACAAATTGCATAACTCTTTGCATAAGAAATTGTCCATCCGCAGTGCAGAACTTTCATACAATTTTTAGTTGTTACTTTTTGTAAACCTATAAATTAACTTGACTTCATTAAAAAACTTTATAAATTAATCAAGACTCAATCACCATTATTCTTCATTCATGAACGCCTTTCTTTTTTCTTTCAACGAAATGCAGAGGATTATATGAAAATTGCGGTTTCGATCGTGTTGTTTTTGACGGTGTGGTTGACGGGAGAAAGTTTGCACGCCCAAAAACCTTCGAAGGAAGTACAGAAAGACTACAACGACGAGGCCAAGAAATATAGCAGTTATCTGAGCGCTAGTTTTGCTTATCGTTACATTTACAATGAGCAATATCTATACGATCTCATTCAGGTAGTGGTGAAAGATTTGAAAAACCGCAAAAGCAAGGGGACGTTGTCTAAAGATATCGAACAGGAATGGAAAACTGCGCTGGCTTCCACTGAAAAAAAAGACGAACTCAAAAAACAACTCAATGATATTTCGTTAAAAATCGTTGAAGCACGCTCAGTTAAAGCGCAGACCGGGGAATTAAAAGACGCCGAGGCACTTGTGGATCTGCACACTGAGTATGAAAGGATTTATGGCGAAGAATTTGAACTGACACGGCTTGGAATTGTTTCATTGCGGAATCAAATCTTAAAAGTGAGTCAACCAACCGATAACTCGACTTTGTTGGGAATGCAATTGGATATTGCTTTCAAGCGATATTTGCAAGGAGTTTATCGAACAGCGGCGTTAGAATTTGAGGATATACTCGAAGGTTACAAACCTTATTTTACACAATGGGATGACGTGTGCTTTTATTTAGGCGAGTGCTATTTCTATATGGGTGATTATGAGAATGCGGAAACTCAGTTCGCAAAAATTACTAAGGATTATCCCGATTCCAAGTTCGCCGAAAGGGCGCTTACTAAATTAATCCGCATGGCCTATGTCGAGACAAGCCGGAATAAAATGGATCGCTATTACGGTGAGTACCAGACAAAAGTAGGTAAGAAAGTTGGATCCGAAAATAAATACTACGAATTAACTTATCTTGCGGGTATAACCAATGTTCGTACGTCCGATTATTCTCGTGCCATTACTATTTTGAGCGAAATACCGGCCACGTCGATGTATTATATCCCGGCATTATATGGAATTGCCAATTGCCAAGCTAATCAGGATGTATATGAGACGGCAGTTGAAACCTTAGAACAAGTCATTAAGCCCAAAACAAATGTTAAAATTTATGATTTAGATATTCAACGCAGGATAACCGATTTAGCAAAATTAAAAATTGCATACATCCGCTATGAACAATCCGTCAATGGATTAAAGGCGCGTGCGGTTATGCCTCAAGTCGATCGTCTGAGTTCCGAATCGGAATATTTTGATGCGGCGTTGTTGGTAGCCGCCTGGGCTTATTTCAAAGATAACAACATCGATACAGCTAAAATTTACGTTGATTCCCTGGTACGTAATTTTCCATCTTCTGATTTTGTTTTTGAAGCCAAAACGCTTTTAGGCAATGTTCACGTGCTTGACCCACTCTTATCCGATAAAGATCGAGAACTCTACTCTGTTGAAGCATACAACTATGTTGCAAACTCGATGGAAGCGAAATATTTGGCCGATCAATTTGTATCAGAAAGAGATTCTATTTATCGTGTATTAGATCAATTGGATGAAGCCAAACAATCGGCGAGTTTCCGACGGGACAGCATTTTATATAATCGCTACAACATCATGTCGAGAATGTTGAAGATTGCCCTTCGAGACAACGGCTTTAACAAAGCGTCAAAAGCCAGCGGACGTTCCAGTTTTTATTTCGAAGTAGTTTCTGGATTAGTCGGTAAGCTTAAAGTTGCGGAACAACGTTTGAAAAACGCTGAGGCAAAAAATGATCAGAAAGCCATAAAGGCGTTAACTCAGGAATTAAATAAAACGGCCACGGATCTGGAAACAGTTGTCGGATATAATTCCAAGACGGCGCTCGACAGTGGTAGCGTCGACCAATCCGTCAAATCGCTTGCCGATCAGCTCGGTGGCGAGATGAATGAGGTTGTTCTGGATGATTATTCGACATTTCAAACACAAAGTTATTTCTCGCAAAATAATCTGCCCCGTTTATTAAGCGAGATTGATTCTCGAAACCGTGCTTATGCAATTTTGAGAGAAAAACTGACTCGTGAGAAACAACAAGTGCAGGACCAATTAGCTGAAATAGATCGATTGATGGAAGAAGCTCAGGCAAAAAATAATAAGAATGCGATTATAAAGCTTAAGACAGAACGAAACAAACTTGCAGATTTTTACTATCAACTTGCAGATTATGAAGTATGGATGACGGCCCAAGATAATATTGAAAATTATGCTGACTTGGATTTGTGGGGCGATTTTGCGGCTTATGGACGTAATAACATCACATATGTTATTA
This genomic stretch from bacterium harbors:
- a CDS encoding metal-dependent transcriptional regulator, coding for MKNRSTEDYLKKIFGLSRKIDKVTTSAIAESMNISSASVTDMIKKLSDLDFLSYTPYHGVRLTKKGEKLALKVIRRHRLLELFLVEALHFSWDKVHEEADRLEHVISE
- a CDS encoding tetratricopeptide repeat protein is translated as MKIAVSIVLFLTVWLTGESLHAQKPSKEVQKDYNDEAKKYSSYLSASFAYRYIYNEQYLYDLIQVVVKDLKNRKSKGTLSKDIEQEWKTALASTEKKDELKKQLNDISLKIVEARSVKAQTGELKDAEALVDLHTEYERIYGEEFELTRLGIVSLRNQILKVSQPTDNSTLLGMQLDIAFKRYLQGVYRTAALEFEDILEGYKPYFTQWDDVCFYLGECYFYMGDYENAETQFAKITKDYPDSKFAERALTKLIRMAYVETSRNKMDRYYGEYQTKVGKKVGSENKYYELTYLAGITNVRTSDYSRAITILSEIPATSMYYIPALYGIANCQANQDVYETAVETLEQVIKPKTNVKIYDLDIQRRITDLAKLKIAYIRYEQSVNGLKARAVMPQVDRLSSESEYFDAALLVAAWAYFKDNNIDTAKIYVDSLVRNFPSSDFVFEAKTLLGNVHVLDPLLSDKDRELYSVEAYNYVANSMEAKYLADQFVSERDSIYRVLDQLDEAKQSASFRRDSILYNRYNIMSRMLKIALRDNGFNKASKASGRSSFYFEVVSGLVGKLKVAEQRLKNAEAKNDQKAIKALTQELNKTATDLETVVGYNSKTALDSGSVDQSVKSLADQLGGEMNEVVLDDYSTFQTQSYFSQNNLPRLLSEIDSRNRAYAILREKLTREKQQVQDQLAEIDRLMEEAQAKNNKNAIIKLKTERNKLADFYYQLADYEVWMTAQDNIENYADLDLWGDFAAYGRNNITYVINTTKTETIDDMGRAIAQIDKILAERKKNYEHQIAVLEQEIKLKEREIREKELREMRSSQKQFFEQQYFLIKDTEKPDDDPYDYKDIVPEVVTISDSARISNKQQNDNKTTEETTSDSTAATEIDSVNHAPMDSISNGTEEFQSDADSTNGEKQNEEKSEEDVDESVDNGGEMALYIYRDALNDPNRCSVMEELVCPRKYSFVAA